The Propionispora vibrioides genome window below encodes:
- the rplT gene encoding 50S ribosomal protein L20 — MPRVKKGVTAHRRHKKILKLAKGYRGAKSKQFKKANETVMKALYYARRDRRAKKGEFRRLWIARINAAARTNGISYSQLMNGLKKAGVEVNRKMLAELAVSDSAAFGSLVAAAKEQLAK; from the coding sequence ATGCCAAGAGTTAAAAAAGGCGTGACTGCACATAGACGTCATAAAAAGATATTAAAACTGGCGAAAGGCTACAGAGGAGCCAAGAGCAAACAGTTTAAAAAAGCCAACGAAACGGTTATGAAGGCGCTGTATTATGCCCGCCGTGACCGTCGTGCCAAAAAAGGCGAATTCCGCAGACTGTGGATTGCCCGTATTAATGCGGCTGCCCGCACCAACGGCATTTCTTACAGCCAGTTGATGAACGGCTTGAAAAAAGCCGGTGTGGAAGTAAACCGTAAAATGTTGGCAGAGCTTGCCGTAAGCGACAGTGCTGCCTTTGGTTCGTTAGTGGCTGCTGCGAAAGAGCAACTGGCCAAGTAA
- the rpmI gene encoding 50S ribosomal protein L35, with translation MPKIKTRRSAAKRFKVTGSGEFKRAKAFKSHILEKKSPSRKRNLRKAALVSKSDHERVAKMLPYA, from the coding sequence ATGCCTAAAATAAAAACACGCAGAAGTGCCGCAAAACGGTTTAAAGTTACAGGCTCCGGCGAATTCAAACGCGCTAAAGCTTTTAAAAGCCATATCCTGGAAAAGAAATCTCCGTCCCGTAAACGCAATTTGCGTAAAGCAGCTCTGGTCAGCAAATCCGATCATGAGCGCGTAGCAAAAATGCTTCCTTACGCTTAA
- the infC gene encoding translation initiation factor IF-3: MAISKESLKINEEIRAREVRVVGSNGDQLGVMLTREALRIAGEQHLDLVEVAPTAKPPVCRIMDFGKFKYEQQKRDKEAKKKQKVVTVKEVKLRPNIEDHDFNVKLKNAQRFLQDGDKVKVTIMFRGRELSHPELGKQVLLKMAAELKEMVNVEREPKLEGKNMIMILAAKPHS; encoded by the coding sequence GTGGCAATTAGCAAAGAGAGTTTAAAGATCAATGAGGAGATTCGGGCCAGGGAAGTTCGGGTGGTCGGCAGCAATGGTGATCAGTTGGGCGTTATGCTGACCAGAGAGGCGTTGCGCATTGCTGGGGAGCAGCATCTTGACCTAGTGGAGGTGGCCCCTACCGCCAAGCCGCCGGTTTGTCGCATTATGGATTTTGGCAAGTTCAAATACGAACAGCAGAAACGCGACAAAGAAGCCAAGAAGAAACAAAAAGTGGTTACGGTAAAAGAAGTAAAGCTTCGTCCCAATATTGAGGATCATGACTTCAATGTTAAGCTGAAAAACGCTCAGCGTTTTCTGCAGGACGGCGACAAGGTCAAGGTAACCATTATGTTCCGTGGCCGGGAGCTTTCTCATCCGGAGTTGGGGAAACAGGTTTTACTCAAAATGGCCGCCGAATTGAAAGAGATGGTCAATGTTGAGCGGGAACCCAAGCTGGAAGGAAAAAATATGATTATGATTTTGGCAGCTAAACCACATAGCTAA
- a CDS encoding TrmH family RNA methyltransferase yields MLERINSLQNQYVKLAASLREKKYREETGLFAVEGIRLVEEAAQSDYCIDLCLCTEKVARNERGQAILAVLGQKKIRLLEVSESVYAKISDTEQPQGIMALVQKQRFCLREVAARQETPFWVVLDHLQDPGNVGAAIRSADAAGCTAVILSPGCADPFAGKTVRASMGSLFHLPILEQVALPDFFRLCKETGVTLLASSLASSDVYFKVDFTPAVAVIFGNEGNGVSQESLAAADQNVYIPLLGKAESLNVSAAVSVILYEAVRQRHYGQRREKIADKGLAVGLGTID; encoded by the coding sequence ATGCTGGAACGTATCAACAGTTTGCAAAACCAATATGTCAAACTGGCTGCCTCTTTACGGGAAAAAAAGTACCGTGAGGAAACAGGACTATTTGCGGTAGAGGGAATCCGGCTGGTAGAAGAAGCGGCGCAATCGGACTATTGCATCGATTTGTGTCTGTGTACCGAGAAAGTGGCCCGGAACGAACGGGGACAGGCTATTCTTGCTGTTTTAGGGCAGAAGAAGATCCGGTTGCTGGAGGTTAGTGAGAGCGTTTATGCCAAAATAAGCGATACCGAACAGCCCCAGGGGATTATGGCGCTAGTGCAAAAGCAACGCTTTTGTTTGCGGGAAGTGGCTGCCCGGCAGGAGACTCCGTTTTGGGTGGTGCTGGATCACCTCCAGGACCCAGGCAATGTTGGCGCCGCCATTCGCAGTGCCGATGCGGCCGGTTGTACGGCGGTTATCCTGTCGCCGGGCTGTGCCGATCCGTTTGCCGGCAAAACAGTGCGAGCCAGTATGGGTTCCTTGTTTCACCTGCCCATCTTAGAACAGGTTGCCTTGCCGGATTTTTTTCGGCTCTGTAAAGAAACAGGCGTTACGCTGCTGGCCTCTTCGCTAGCCTCCTCGGACGTTTACTTTAAGGTTGACTTTACGCCGGCCGTTGCCGTCATTTTCGGCAACGAAGGGAATGGTGTCAGTCAGGAAAGTCTGGCGGCCGCTGATCAAAACGTGTATATTCCTTTACTGGGCAAGGCCGAATCGCTCAATGTGTCGGCTGCCGTTTCCGTGATCCTCTACGAAGCGGTGCGGCAGAGACATTACGGGCAGCGGCGGGAAAAAATAGCCGATAAGGGGCTGGCTGTCGGCTTAGGAACCATTGATTAA
- a CDS encoding Lrp/AsnC family transcriptional regulator, whose translation MIELLELLEKDHTLPLDQLAVMLNKPQSEIEKAIKRLENEKIIVKYHTIINWDKAGVDSVTAIIAVKITPQREVGFDSVAERIYRFPEVRSLYLMSGAYDLLAMIEGSSLKEVANFVSTKLSTIDGVVSTTTHFMLKKYKEAHVIMDDREADHRLVVSP comes from the coding sequence GTGATTGAATTATTAGAGCTCTTAGAAAAGGACCATACCCTGCCGCTTGACCAACTGGCGGTCATGCTGAACAAGCCTCAGTCGGAAATTGAAAAAGCCATCAAGCGGCTGGAAAATGAAAAGATCATCGTGAAATACCACACGATCATCAACTGGGATAAGGCAGGGGTGGATAGTGTCACCGCCATTATCGCCGTAAAAATAACGCCGCAGCGCGAAGTCGGTTTTGATTCGGTAGCCGAACGTATTTACCGGTTTCCCGAAGTGCGCAGCCTGTATCTGATGTCCGGAGCCTATGACCTGCTGGCCATGATCGAGGGCAGTTCGCTCAAGGAAGTGGCCAACTTCGTATCCACCAAACTTTCTACCATTGACGGCGTCGTCAGCACAACCACGCATTTTATGCTGAAAAAGTACAAAGAAGCCCATGTGATCATGGATGACCGGGAAGCCGATCACCGGTTGGTGGTGTCGCCATGA
- the thrS gene encoding threonine--tRNA ligase — protein sequence MGHIHIELNNGSIREVEANQTLGEVAQSISRSLAKTALAAKVDGKVLDLARRLTKDAKIEFLTFEDQEGKDALRHSASHIMAQAVKRLYSDVQIAIGPAIANGFYYDFDAPVTFTPEDLARIQAEMERIVKEDLPIERLEMERAEAVRFFEEKGESYKVELIRDLPEDAVISLYRQGEFVDLCAGPHVASTGKVKAIKLQTLAGAYWRGDEKRKMLQRIYGTAFEKKAELDAYLTMLEEAAKRDHRKLGRELDLFSIQDEGPGFPFFHPKGMIIRNELETFWRKLHVKYGYQEIKTPIILSQKLWQQSGHWDHYRDNMYFTQIDDEGYAVKPMNCPGGILVYRTQHHSYRDLPLRTAELGLVHRHELSGALHGLMRVRSFTQDDAHIFMLPSQIKTEIKGVIDLFNQVYSTFGLSYHAELSTKPEKAMGDDAIWEVATKALQEALEECGMDYKINPGDGAFYGPKIDFHLKDSIGRTWQCGTIQLDMLLPEKFDLNYIGEDGQKHRPVMIHRVAYGSMERFIGILIEHYAGAFPAWLAPVQVKLLPITDRHVAYARAVAQQMREQDIRVEIDDRNEKIGYKIREAQVQKVPYTLVVGDKEQETSSVAVRKRGQGDLGSQPVAEFVPQLLKEIREKN from the coding sequence ATGGGACATATTCATATTGAGTTAAACAACGGTTCGATTCGGGAAGTGGAAGCCAACCAGACACTGGGAGAAGTGGCACAGTCAATCAGCCGCAGCCTGGCCAAAACCGCATTGGCGGCGAAGGTGGACGGTAAGGTATTGGACCTGGCCCGCCGGCTAACCAAGGACGCCAAAATAGAGTTTCTGACGTTTGAAGATCAGGAAGGGAAAGATGCTTTGCGGCACAGTGCTTCCCACATTATGGCCCAGGCGGTAAAACGGCTGTATAGCGATGTGCAGATTGCTATCGGTCCGGCGATTGCCAACGGTTTTTACTATGACTTTGATGCGCCCGTTACGTTTACCCCGGAGGATTTAGCCCGTATTCAGGCTGAGATGGAGCGCATCGTGAAAGAAGACCTGCCGATTGAAAGGTTGGAAATGGAGCGCGCTGAGGCGGTTCGGTTCTTTGAGGAAAAAGGTGAGTCTTACAAGGTGGAACTGATTCGCGACCTGCCGGAAGATGCCGTCATTTCTTTATACCGACAGGGTGAGTTTGTCGACCTGTGTGCCGGCCCCCACGTGGCATCCACAGGCAAGGTCAAAGCGATTAAGCTGCAAACGTTAGCGGGAGCTTACTGGCGCGGCGATGAAAAACGTAAAATGCTGCAGCGGATATACGGAACGGCCTTTGAGAAAAAAGCCGAACTGGACGCCTACCTTACCATGCTGGAAGAAGCCGCTAAACGGGATCATCGCAAACTGGGCCGTGAACTGGACCTCTTTAGCATTCAGGATGAGGGGCCGGGCTTCCCGTTCTTTCACCCCAAAGGTATGATTATCCGCAACGAACTGGAAACTTTCTGGCGTAAGCTGCATGTAAAATACGGCTATCAGGAAATCAAAACGCCGATTATTCTCAGTCAGAAGCTATGGCAGCAATCGGGCCACTGGGATCATTACCGGGACAATATGTACTTTACCCAAATTGATGACGAAGGCTATGCCGTTAAACCGATGAACTGTCCCGGCGGTATTTTGGTATATCGCACCCAGCATCACAGCTACCGTGACCTACCCTTGCGTACGGCCGAACTGGGTCTGGTGCACCGTCATGAACTGTCCGGCGCCTTGCACGGCTTGATGCGGGTACGCAGCTTCACCCAGGATGACGCCCATATCTTCATGCTGCCGTCGCAGATCAAGACCGAGATTAAAGGGGTTATTGATTTGTTTAACCAGGTATACAGCACTTTTGGCCTGTCTTATCACGCTGAGCTGAGCACCAAACCGGAAAAGGCAATGGGCGACGATGCGATTTGGGAAGTGGCAACCAAGGCTTTGCAGGAAGCCCTGGAAGAGTGCGGTATGGATTATAAGATTAATCCTGGCGATGGTGCGTTTTACGGTCCGAAAATAGATTTCCATCTGAAAGATTCCATCGGACGTACCTGGCAGTGCGGCACCATCCAACTGGACATGCTGCTGCCAGAGAAATTTGATCTAAACTATATCGGCGAGGACGGACAAAAACACCGTCCGGTTATGATTCACCGTGTGGCTTACGGCAGCATGGAGCGGTTTATCGGCATTCTGATTGAGCATTATGCCGGAGCCTTCCCGGCCTGGTTAGCGCCGGTGCAGGTTAAACTGCTGCCTATTACCGACCGTCATGTCGCTTATGCCCGGGCTGTTGCGCAGCAAATGCGGGAGCAGGATATCCGGGTGGAAATTGACGACCGGAATGAAAAAATCGGCTACAAAATCCGTGAAGCTCAGGTGCAAAAAGTGCCGTATACGCTGGTGGTTGGTGATAAGGAGCAGGAAACGAGCAGTGTTGCCGTGCGCAAAAGAGGCCAGGGCGATCTGGGCAGCCAGCCGGTAGCGGAGTTCGTGCCCCAGCTGCTTAAGGAAATCAGGGAAAAAAATTGA
- the ytxC gene encoding putative sporulation protein YtxC, protein MKLLSVGLTGATDEIRVKLQKDCVALAQEGFQVAIDETSKGNYTFLGCNVVDGELSFRSYERIKQLLKDYVAQIVSELIVADEEKNIIRKIINQNYHYFNEEERTAVYENTLKALNGNKTNVIDFCLVDRRKQILSRLTDYLDHHHELVVEGFINFRLKDYREELVHLVDDVVEDFMMELEYKEFIRVLRYFVDIQEPQADEVHIVIDPEGVFKIIDTAGNSIHNQYLESYISQSADEINYGDLLVTALITLAPQEIVLHGCDPQKTQDTVEIIKNIFEGRVTICKGCSLCRPYVLGNITPDN, encoded by the coding sequence TTGAAATTGCTTTCTGTAGGCTTGACCGGAGCAACGGATGAGATTCGGGTAAAACTTCAGAAAGATTGTGTTGCATTGGCGCAGGAAGGATTTCAGGTCGCGATAGATGAAACCAGCAAAGGCAATTATACCTTTCTTGGTTGCAATGTCGTCGACGGTGAGCTATCCTTCCGCAGCTATGAACGCATCAAGCAGCTCTTGAAGGATTATGTGGCTCAAATTGTTTCCGAATTGATTGTGGCCGATGAAGAAAAGAATATTATCCGCAAGATCATTAACCAGAACTACCATTACTTCAACGAGGAAGAACGGACGGCTGTTTATGAGAACACCCTGAAAGCATTAAACGGGAATAAAACAAATGTCATTGATTTCTGCCTGGTTGATCGCCGCAAGCAAATATTGTCAAGACTGACCGATTATCTGGATCATCATCACGAATTGGTGGTGGAAGGATTTATCAACTTTCGCCTGAAAGATTATCGCGAAGAACTGGTCCATCTGGTGGATGATGTGGTAGAGGACTTCATGATGGAATTGGAATATAAAGAGTTCATCCGTGTACTGCGTTATTTTGTCGATATACAGGAACCCCAGGCGGATGAAGTGCACATAGTGATCGATCCTGAGGGAGTCTTTAAAATCATTGACACGGCAGGTAATTCCATCCACAATCAGTACCTCGAGAGCTATATCAGTCAGAGCGCGGACGAAATTAATTATGGGGACCTCCTGGTTACCGCTTTAATCACCCTGGCACCGCAAGAGATTGTACTGCATGGCTGCGACCCGCAAAAAACGCAGGATACGGTCGAGATCATCAAAAATATATTTGAGGGCCGTGTGACAATCTGCAAGGGCTGCAGTCTTTGCCGGCCATATGTTTTGGGAAATATTACGCCGGATAATTGA